From Nakamurella flava, the proteins below share one genomic window:
- a CDS encoding CHY zinc finger protein, which translates to MTVELAGRLVDAQSRCTHYRTEVDVVAIRFACCEPYYGCHLCHAECADHPAVVWPATERQVQAVACGVCRRTLAIEEYVVADGCPHCGAAFNPRCRLHHHLYFG; encoded by the coding sequence ATGACGGTGGAGCTGGCGGGGCGGCTGGTCGACGCGCAGAGCAGGTGCACGCACTACCGCACCGAGGTCGACGTCGTGGCGATCCGGTTCGCCTGCTGCGAGCCCTATTACGGCTGCCACCTCTGCCACGCCGAATGCGCCGACCACCCGGCGGTGGTGTGGCCGGCGACCGAGCGGCAGGTCCAGGCGGTGGCCTGCGGGGTGTGCCGGCGGACCCTGGCCATCGAGGAGTACGTCGTCGCCGACGGCTGTCCGCACTGCGGTGCCGCGTTCAATCCGCGGTGCCGGCTGCACCACCACCTGTACTTCGGGTGA
- a CDS encoding amidase produces MTVDSSARKQLAALRRSEISARELLDLHLDRIADRNPELNAVVSLDPERARAAAAAADEAQAAGGPLGPLHGLPFAFKDTHAVAGWPTTYGSPLFADHVPEQDELIVERVRRAGVVVIGRTNVPEFAAGSHTFNRVFGLTRNPIDPRRSAGGSSGGAACALAAGMVPLADGSDMAGSLRNPASFCGVVGLRPSLGRVPEWPLYNQWETTSVGGPMARNVGDLALLLSVMAGPDPRAPQALGDPGSTFASAQPVSLAGRRVAVSVDLGGAFAVDHEVAAAVQSSAAALTGAGATVTAEHPALDEADEVFRTLRAWHFQAKFGALLAANPDAFKPSLEANIRAGEHLSGADVARAYRLRTQLSERMRLFFREHDLLVLPAAQVPPFPADQEYPSHINGEPVGDYLAWMRAAYYVTATGCPAVSLPFARTADGLPIGIQIVAAHGRDAFLLGAAAAVEELVRGEF; encoded by the coding sequence CTGACGGTCGACTCGTCGGCCCGCAAGCAGTTGGCCGCACTCCGGCGGTCAGAGATCTCCGCCCGGGAATTGCTCGACCTGCACCTGGACCGGATCGCCGACCGCAACCCCGAGCTGAACGCCGTCGTCTCGCTCGATCCGGAACGGGCCCGGGCCGCGGCCGCGGCCGCCGACGAGGCCCAGGCCGCCGGCGGGCCACTGGGTCCGCTGCACGGGCTGCCGTTCGCGTTCAAGGACACCCACGCCGTCGCCGGATGGCCCACCACCTACGGCTCGCCGCTGTTCGCCGACCACGTCCCCGAGCAGGACGAGTTGATCGTGGAACGGGTCCGGCGGGCCGGGGTGGTGGTCATCGGTCGCACGAACGTGCCGGAGTTCGCCGCCGGATCGCACACCTTCAACCGGGTCTTCGGGCTCACCCGCAACCCGATCGATCCGCGCCGGTCGGCCGGCGGTTCCTCCGGGGGTGCGGCGTGTGCGCTGGCCGCCGGGATGGTGCCGTTGGCGGACGGTTCGGACATGGCCGGGTCGTTGCGCAATCCGGCGTCGTTCTGCGGGGTGGTCGGTCTGCGTCCCTCCCTGGGGCGGGTGCCGGAGTGGCCGCTCTACAACCAGTGGGAGACGACATCGGTGGGTGGGCCGATGGCCCGCAACGTCGGCGACCTGGCCCTGCTGCTGTCGGTGATGGCCGGACCCGACCCGCGGGCGCCGCAGGCGCTGGGGGATCCCGGCTCGACGTTCGCCTCGGCGCAACCGGTCTCGCTGGCCGGGCGGCGGGTCGCGGTCTCGGTGGACCTGGGTGGCGCGTTCGCGGTCGACCACGAGGTGGCGGCCGCGGTGCAGTCGTCGGCCGCTGCCCTCACCGGCGCCGGGGCGACGGTCACGGCCGAACATCCGGCGCTGGACGAGGCCGACGAGGTGTTCCGCACGTTGCGGGCCTGGCATTTCCAGGCGAAGTTCGGCGCCCTGCTGGCGGCGAACCCGGACGCGTTCAAACCGTCACTGGAAGCGAACATCCGCGCCGGTGAACACTTGTCGGGCGCGGACGTGGCCCGGGCCTACCGGTTGCGGACCCAGCTGTCCGAGCGGATGCGGCTGTTCTTCCGCGAGCACGATCTGCTGGTCCTGCCGGCCGCCCAGGTGCCGCCGTTCCCGGCCGACCAGGAGTACCCGAGCCACATCAACGGCGAGCCGGTGGGCGACTACCTGGCCTGGATGCGCGCGGCCTACTACGTGACCGCCACCGGGTGCCCGGCGGTCAGCCTGCCGTTCGCCCGCACCGCCGACGGCCTGCCCATCGGCATCCAGATCGTCGCCGCCCACGGGCGGGACGCGTTCCTGCTGGGGGCCGCCGCGGCAGTGGAGGAGCTGGTGCGCGGGGAGTTCTAG
- a CDS encoding SRPBCC family protein, producing MKIYGSNVVSYAIPVVWDALLDPKVLAATIPGCERLTATGDNAYDMTVTAGVAAIKGTYRGACSLYDLKERSALTMKLSGSGAPGTVDATVVVSFNEATPGSTRIDYEADAVVGGMVGGVGQRMLTSVSKRMAAEFFGNVAKAIENGVPTAASESAAPAANQPGQSSAEPVAAPAAGQVFTTPGKAPSAAGAGGPKDLLIGLLAGAGVALAGVAVGAVLGRRR from the coding sequence GTGAAGATCTACGGCTCGAACGTCGTCTCGTACGCGATCCCGGTCGTCTGGGACGCCCTGCTCGACCCGAAGGTGCTGGCCGCGACCATCCCGGGGTGCGAGCGGCTGACCGCGACCGGCGACAACGCCTACGACATGACGGTGACCGCCGGGGTGGCGGCCATCAAGGGCACCTACCGGGGCGCGTGTTCGCTCTACGACCTCAAGGAACGTTCCGCCCTGACGATGAAGCTGTCCGGTTCGGGGGCGCCGGGCACGGTGGACGCCACCGTGGTGGTGTCGTTCAACGAGGCGACCCCCGGGTCGACCCGCATCGACTACGAGGCCGACGCCGTGGTCGGCGGCATGGTCGGTGGGGTCGGGCAGCGGATGCTGACGTCGGTGTCCAAGCGGATGGCGGCGGAGTTCTTCGGCAACGTGGCCAAGGCGATCGAGAACGGCGTCCCCACGGCGGCTTCCGAGTCCGCTGCGCCGGCGGCCAACCAGCCGGGTCAGTCCTCGGCGGAGCCGGTGGCCGCCCCCGCGGCCGGGCAGGTGTTCACCACGCCCGGCAAGGCGCCGTCCGCCGCCGGGGCGGGCGGTCCAAAGGACCTGCTCATCGGTTTGCTGGCCGGAGCCGGGGTGGCGCTGGCCGGGGTGGCCGTCGGAGCGGTGCTCGGCCGTCGCCGGTGA
- the cutA gene encoding aerobic carbon-monoxide dehydrogenase large subunit gives MTTKLMGQRVQRVEDQRFLRGQGRYVDDVAVENGTLHAAVLRSPHAHARIIDIDVSALLDMDGVHAVFTYDDLADFTPEMAEPLPLLIPHPALTHGRTQYALAKDEVNYVGEAIAFVVADDRYVAEDAVGQIVVDYEVLTPVVGIPTARAARNLVHDDIPGNVAAHFEQNVGDAQAAIAGAPHRLSLDLSIERSACMPMEGRGVVARWDRDLNRLQLWASTQTATGVRAAVAVKMGLDLGQVDVITPDVGGGFGVKINHPWPEDLLVPMAAKLLGRMVKFTEDRREHFISSAHERGQDQHIEVGFDDEGRILGLDVEFWHDHGAYTPYGLIVPIITSTQLLGPYKPQNYRVVFESLYTNTVIVTPYRGAGRPQGVFAMERTMDAIAQYLGKDRTQVRAVNFIRPDEFPFDHGLIFQDGRPLIYDSGDYPQSLEKIKALIGWDDFPALQAEMAAQGRRFGIGLACYVEGTGVGPYEGGHVHIETTGKVKVATGLTTQGQGHATVFAQLVADELGVKFEDVEVVTGDTRRMPYAVGTYASRAAVMSGSAIHLAAKRAKEKALKIAADALEADPDDLQIVDGVVSVKGSPGTSIDLGTVAVLSNPLRYAFDEKSKLATQFSVGHPDRPPVPRGEEPGLEGKDFYSPDRATFASGMHAAIVETSEDTAEITIHKYAVVHDCGHLINPMIVEGQIHGGVAQGIGGALYERMAYDDAGQLLNASFMDFLIPYVSEIPDGIAVDHLETPSPLNPLGIKGAGEAGVIPGSAVLAAAIEDAEKLPVTAMPISPSDLFTLRLEHTQ, from the coding sequence ATGACGACGAAGTTGATGGGCCAGCGGGTCCAGCGCGTCGAGGACCAGCGGTTCCTCCGCGGCCAGGGCCGGTACGTCGACGACGTCGCCGTCGAGAACGGCACCCTGCACGCCGCCGTGCTCCGGTCGCCCCACGCGCATGCCCGCATCATCGACATCGACGTCTCGGCGCTGCTCGACATGGACGGTGTGCACGCCGTCTTCACCTACGACGACCTGGCCGACTTCACCCCGGAGATGGCCGAGCCGCTGCCGCTGCTGATCCCGCACCCGGCGCTCACCCACGGGCGCACCCAGTACGCGCTGGCCAAGGACGAGGTCAACTACGTCGGCGAGGCCATCGCCTTCGTCGTCGCCGACGACCGGTACGTGGCCGAGGATGCCGTCGGCCAGATCGTCGTCGACTACGAGGTGCTCACCCCGGTGGTCGGCATCCCGACCGCGCGGGCGGCCCGGAACCTGGTGCATGACGACATCCCCGGCAACGTCGCCGCCCACTTCGAACAGAACGTCGGTGATGCCCAGGCCGCGATCGCCGGAGCCCCCCATCGCCTGTCGCTCGATCTGTCGATCGAACGCAGTGCCTGCATGCCGATGGAGGGCCGCGGTGTGGTCGCCCGGTGGGATCGCGACCTGAACCGTCTGCAGCTGTGGGCCTCGACCCAGACGGCGACCGGGGTGCGGGCGGCCGTCGCGGTCAAGATGGGCCTGGATCTCGGGCAGGTCGACGTCATCACCCCCGACGTCGGGGGTGGCTTCGGTGTCAAGATCAACCACCCGTGGCCCGAGGACCTGCTCGTGCCGATGGCCGCGAAGCTGCTCGGCCGGATGGTGAAGTTCACCGAGGACCGCCGCGAGCACTTCATCTCTTCGGCGCACGAGCGCGGCCAGGACCAGCACATCGAGGTCGGTTTCGACGACGAGGGCCGCATCCTCGGCCTGGACGTCGAGTTCTGGCACGACCACGGGGCCTACACGCCGTACGGGCTCATCGTGCCGATCATCACCTCGACCCAGTTGCTCGGCCCCTACAAGCCGCAGAACTACCGGGTCGTCTTCGAGTCGCTGTACACCAACACCGTCATCGTCACCCCGTACCGCGGGGCGGGCCGGCCGCAGGGCGTCTTCGCCATGGAACGCACCATGGACGCCATCGCCCAGTACCTCGGCAAGGACCGCACGCAGGTCCGGGCGGTCAACTTCATCCGGCCGGACGAGTTCCCCTTCGACCACGGTCTGATCTTCCAGGACGGCCGCCCGCTGATCTACGACTCGGGCGACTACCCGCAGTCGCTCGAGAAGATCAAGGCGCTCATCGGCTGGGACGACTTCCCCGCGCTGCAGGCCGAGATGGCCGCCCAGGGGCGGCGTTTCGGGATCGGACTGGCCTGCTACGTCGAGGGCACCGGGGTCGGACCCTACGAGGGCGGGCACGTGCACATCGAGACGACGGGCAAGGTCAAGGTCGCGACCGGGCTGACCACCCAGGGCCAGGGCCACGCGACCGTCTTCGCCCAGCTGGTCGCCGACGAGCTGGGGGTGAAGTTCGAGGACGTCGAGGTCGTCACCGGCGACACCCGGCGGATGCCGTACGCGGTCGGCACCTACGCCTCCCGGGCCGCGGTGATGAGCGGGTCAGCCATCCACCTGGCCGCCAAGCGGGCCAAGGAGAAAGCGCTCAAGATCGCGGCCGACGCGCTGGAGGCCGATCCCGACGACCTGCAGATCGTCGACGGGGTCGTCTCGGTGAAGGGTTCGCCGGGCACCTCCATCGACCTCGGCACCGTGGCCGTGCTGTCCAACCCGCTGCGCTACGCGTTCGACGAGAAATCGAAGCTGGCCACGCAGTTCTCGGTCGGCCACCCGGACCGTCCGCCGGTCCCGCGCGGCGAGGAGCCGGGACTGGAGGGCAAGGACTTCTATTCGCCCGATCGGGCCACGTTCGCCTCCGGCATGCACGCCGCGATCGTGGAGACCAGCGAGGACACCGCCGAGATCACCATCCACAAGTACGCCGTCGTCCACGACTGCGGGCACCTCATCAACCCGATGATCGTCGAGGGGCAGATCCACGGCGGCGTGGCCCAGGGCATCGGCGGCGCCCTCTACGAGCGGATGGCCTACGACGACGCCGGCCAGCTGCTCAACGCCTCGTTCATGGACTTCCTCATCCCGTACGTCTCGGAGATCCCCGACGGCATCGCCGTCGACCACCTCGAGACGCCGTCCCCGCTGAACCCGCTGGGCATCAAGGGGGCCGGCGAGGCCGGCGTCATCCCCGGTTCCGCGGTGCTCGCCGCGGCCATCGAGGACGCCGAGAAGCTGCCCGTCACGGCGATGCCCATCTCCCCGTCCGACCTGTTCACCCTGCGCCTGGAGCACACACAGTGA
- a CDS encoding (2Fe-2S)-binding protein, giving the protein MSEELHPVRLTVNGVTHRVEVPARRLLSDALRHDVGLTGTHVGCEHGVCGACTVLVDGDPVRSCLMLAVSAADHEITTVEGLAAPDGTLSPVQQAFAECHGLQCGFCTPGFLTTITAGLRENPCPSHEQAREMIAGNLCRCTGYQNIVKAVERAAQIGASDKAAS; this is encoded by the coding sequence ATGAGCGAGGAGTTGCACCCCGTCCGGTTGACCGTGAACGGGGTGACCCATCGGGTGGAGGTCCCGGCCCGGCGGCTTCTGTCCGACGCCCTGCGGCACGACGTCGGCCTGACCGGCACCCACGTCGGCTGCGAGCACGGGGTCTGCGGGGCGTGCACCGTCCTGGTCGACGGTGACCCGGTGCGCTCCTGCCTGATGCTGGCCGTCTCGGCCGCCGACCACGAGATCACCACGGTGGAGGGGCTGGCCGCACCGGACGGGACCCTGAGCCCGGTGCAGCAGGCGTTCGCCGAGTGCCACGGCCTGCAGTGCGGATTCTGCACCCCGGGATTCCTGACGACCATCACCGCCGGGCTGCGGGAGAACCCGTGCCCGTCGCACGAGCAGGCCCGAGAGATGATCGCCGGCAACCTGTGTCGCTGTACCGGCTACCAGAACATCGTGAAGGCGGTCGAGCGGGCGGCGCAGATCGGTGCGTCCGACAAGGCGGCGTCATGA
- a CDS encoding FAD binding domain-containing protein gives MKPAPFGYRRPSTVAEAVRELAADSGAKVLAGGQSLIPLLSMRLAAPSLLVDINEIPGLDAIEVDERGVRIGALARHAAVLADPDVRRVQPLVSLALANVAHATIRNRGTTVGSLVHADAAAEMPVVLLLTGGSVEVQGPSGRRTIAAPDLYVGPLESSLAHDEIAVAAFFPALAPGAGVAFSEIARRHGDYALVGAAALVTGRGQDETVRVGYLSAGDLPTVVDLTGVDETELGDAALAHLDPGDDIHATAAYRAQLVRVLTRRVVRAARAHAEGAER, from the coding sequence ATGAAGCCCGCCCCCTTCGGCTACCGCCGCCCGTCCACCGTCGCCGAGGCGGTGCGGGAGCTGGCCGCCGATTCCGGCGCCAAGGTGCTGGCCGGTGGGCAGAGCCTGATCCCCCTGCTGTCCATGCGGCTCGCCGCCCCGTCCCTGCTGGTCGACATCAATGAGATCCCCGGTCTGGATGCCATCGAGGTCGACGAGCGGGGGGTGCGGATCGGGGCGCTGGCCCGGCACGCCGCGGTGCTGGCCGATCCGGACGTCCGCCGGGTGCAACCGCTGGTGAGCCTGGCCCTGGCGAACGTCGCCCACGCCACCATCCGCAACCGCGGCACGACCGTCGGCTCGCTGGTGCACGCCGACGCCGCGGCCGAGATGCCGGTCGTCCTGCTGCTGACCGGGGGATCGGTGGAGGTCCAGGGCCCGTCCGGCCGGCGCACCATCGCCGCCCCCGACCTCTACGTCGGACCGCTCGAATCCTCCCTCGCGCACGACGAGATCGCCGTCGCCGCCTTCTTCCCGGCCCTGGCGCCGGGGGCCGGGGTCGCGTTCAGCGAGATCGCCCGCCGGCACGGCGACTACGCCCTGGTCGGCGCGGCTGCGCTGGTCACCGGCCGCGGGCAGGATGAGACGGTCCGGGTGGGTTACCTGTCGGCCGGTGATCTGCCGACCGTCGTCGACCTGACCGGGGTCGATGAGACCGAACTCGGCGACGCCGCCCTGGCCCACCTCGACCCGGGCGACGACATCCATGCCACTGCCGCGTACCGCGCCCAACTGGTGCGGGTGCTGACCCGCCGGGTGGTCCGGGCCGCGCGGGCCCACGCCGAAGGAGCAGAGCGATGA
- a CDS encoding uracil-xanthine permease family protein, producing the protein MFRWTAVSPRPGEPVAPDERLAWGKTIGIGAQHVVAMFGATFVFPVVMGLDPNLAIMFSGICTILFLLVTANKVPSYLGTSASFVAGVATIRAQGGNSADVTGAILIAGVILLAIGVAIHFVGAGFIHKLLPAPVTGAVVLLIGFNLAPVVATVYWPQDQWVALLTALFLIVAAVRLPGFWARIAVLLALVFGYVLSWIFDMAIGPITSVLPGSTDPVAHDRVSWAGVEAANWIGLPSGVLSDGVGVVHGPSFSLSFALLVIPGVIALVAENTGHVKAVAEMTGKNLDPYMGRAIAADGGATALSSLFGGSPTTTYAENIGVMSSTKVYSTAAYYVAALVAILLGLCPKFGAIVNATPGGVLGGVTVVLYGMIGLVGAKVWVDNRVDFGSSVNLVGLAPGIIAGIGGVSLKLTDNFELGGIALGSILVIVGYHLVNTGRSRSHSDHGSPDTAPAR; encoded by the coding sequence ATGTTCCGCTGGACCGCGGTGAGCCCGCGGCCCGGAGAGCCGGTAGCCCCCGACGAGCGTCTGGCCTGGGGCAAGACGATCGGCATCGGTGCCCAGCACGTCGTGGCGATGTTCGGCGCGACGTTCGTCTTCCCGGTGGTCATGGGTCTCGATCCCAACCTGGCGATCATGTTCTCCGGGATCTGCACGATCCTGTTCCTGCTCGTCACGGCCAACAAGGTCCCGAGCTACCTGGGGACCAGCGCGTCGTTCGTGGCCGGGGTGGCCACGATCCGTGCCCAGGGCGGCAACTCCGCCGACGTCACCGGCGCGATCCTCATCGCCGGCGTGATCCTGCTGGCCATCGGCGTGGCCATCCACTTCGTCGGGGCCGGCTTCATCCACAAGCTGCTGCCCGCACCGGTGACCGGTGCGGTCGTCCTGCTCATCGGGTTCAACCTGGCCCCGGTCGTCGCCACCGTCTACTGGCCGCAGGACCAGTGGGTGGCGCTGCTGACCGCGCTCTTCCTCATCGTCGCCGCAGTCCGGTTGCCAGGGTTCTGGGCCCGCATCGCCGTGCTCCTCGCGCTGGTCTTCGGCTACGTGCTGTCCTGGATCTTCGACATGGCGATCGGACCCATCACCTCGGTACTCCCCGGTTCGACCGACCCGGTCGCCCACGACCGGGTGTCCTGGGCCGGGGTCGAGGCGGCCAACTGGATCGGCCTGCCCAGCGGGGTGCTGTCCGACGGGGTCGGCGTCGTCCACGGGCCGAGTTTCTCCCTCAGCTTCGCCCTGCTGGTCATCCCCGGCGTCATCGCGCTGGTGGCCGAGAACACCGGCCACGTCAAGGCTGTCGCGGAGATGACCGGAAAGAACCTCGACCCGTACATGGGCCGGGCGATCGCGGCCGACGGTGGTGCCACCGCGCTGTCCAGCCTGTTCGGTGGCTCGCCGACCACCACCTACGCCGAGAACATCGGCGTCATGAGCTCCACCAAGGTGTACTCGACGGCCGCGTACTACGTCGCAGCGCTCGTGGCCATCCTGCTGGGCCTGTGCCCGAAGTTCGGGGCGATCGTCAACGCGACCCCCGGCGGCGTTCTCGGCGGCGTGACCGTCGTGCTCTACGGCATGATCGGACTGGTCGGCGCCAAGGTGTGGGTCGACAACCGGGTCGACTTCGGGTCGTCGGTCAACCTGGTGGGCCTGGCCCCGGGGATCATCGCCGGTATCGGCGGCGTGTCCCTGAAGCTGACCGACAACTTCGAACTGGGGGGCATCGCCTTGGGCTCCATCCTCGTCATCGTCGGCTACCACCTGGTCAACACCGGGCGCAGCCGCAGCCACTCCGACCACGGGTCCCCGGACACCGCACCGGCACGATGA
- a CDS encoding PucR family transcriptional regulator: MTGSDAERRATTALARLDALHTGLTQIVLNGGDLAGIADEVARVLGVGVVFTSVDGREWESALPSSARTVLRAADYLDETGRVRVERLGEAGTAVAGGWLSKHRVTAGGTDLARLVCFRPEGRSTSDDVHALERAATVAALLITRQEAVMAVENKYQGDFLRDLLLRHAADPQYIAEHTETFCWDIDRPVVVVVAELDHVPGDEPTSSQQRRQWQQRFSAAWRQVTRGQDPRIACVDFSSEVVTLLPVEPTQSGDGGHAVVGRTVTAVVGDRGGGRRPFSAGVSRVAAGIGDLPAAYGQARRAVEVGRRVNGGGSTTFFDQLGLHRLFALIPDTAQSAAELQAFIRDALGPLAESTSEAADLRRSLQVLLDTNFNVAEAARLQFFHYNTMRYRLTKLERLLGPLSTDPQRRIDAAVALRFLEISP, from the coding sequence TTGACAGGATCGGATGCCGAGCGCCGGGCGACGACCGCGCTCGCCCGGCTCGATGCGCTGCACACCGGACTGACTCAGATCGTGCTCAATGGCGGCGATCTCGCCGGGATCGCCGATGAGGTCGCCCGGGTGCTCGGCGTCGGGGTGGTGTTCACGTCGGTGGACGGCCGGGAGTGGGAGTCGGCGCTGCCGTCGTCGGCGCGGACGGTGCTGCGGGCGGCCGACTACCTGGACGAGACGGGCCGCGTGCGGGTCGAACGTCTGGGCGAGGCCGGGACGGCGGTGGCCGGCGGGTGGCTCAGCAAGCACCGGGTCACGGCGGGCGGTACCGACCTGGCCCGGTTGGTGTGCTTCCGTCCGGAAGGCCGGTCGACGTCGGACGACGTGCACGCCCTCGAGCGGGCGGCCACGGTGGCCGCACTGCTGATCACCCGGCAGGAGGCCGTCATGGCGGTCGAGAACAAGTACCAGGGGGATTTCCTCCGGGACCTGCTGCTGCGCCATGCCGCCGATCCGCAGTACATCGCCGAGCACACCGAGACCTTCTGCTGGGACATCGATCGGCCCGTGGTCGTCGTGGTCGCCGAACTCGACCACGTCCCCGGTGACGAGCCCACCTCCAGCCAGCAACGACGCCAATGGCAGCAACGCTTCTCGGCCGCCTGGCGGCAGGTCACCCGCGGCCAGGACCCGCGGATCGCCTGCGTCGACTTCTCGTCCGAGGTGGTCACCCTGCTACCGGTCGAGCCCACCCAGTCCGGCGACGGGGGCCATGCGGTCGTCGGCCGGACCGTCACCGCGGTGGTGGGGGACCGGGGCGGCGGGCGCCGGCCGTTCTCCGCCGGGGTCAGCCGGGTCGCCGCGGGCATCGGCGACCTGCCGGCCGCCTATGGCCAGGCCCGGCGGGCGGTGGAGGTGGGCCGCCGGGTGAATGGCGGCGGGTCGACCACGTTCTTCGATCAGCTCGGGTTGCACCGGCTCTTCGCACTCATCCCGGACACGGCCCAGAGTGCCGCCGAACTGCAGGCGTTCATCCGCGATGCTCTCGGCCCGCTGGCCGAGTCCACGTCCGAGGCCGCCGACCTCCGGCGCTCGCTGCAGGTCCTGCTCGACACCAATTTCAACGTCGCGGAAGCCGCCCGGTTGCAGTTCTTCCACTACAACACGATGCGCTACCGGCTGACGAAGCTGGAGCGGCTGCTCGGTCCGTTGTCGACCGACCCGCAGCGCCGGATCGACGCCGCGGTGGCGCTCCGTTTCCTGGAGATTTCCCCCTGA
- a CDS encoding DUF2877 domain-containing protein — protein MSAPPRVQSRLRSAPDGPVPIVHHGADALYVMVADRVVGVVGTEAVAVPCALRTRLPRLPRVAAAAVLGGVLHLDGVSLRVGRLLDVGVPPLRAARRTAGPPPGDVATMIGRGDGLTPYQDDVLCGWLAVHRAAGIATPEVDAAVRAHLHRTTLLSATLLDCALHGEAIPEFVAWLAALGTPDAVRRSVALTAVGHSSGRGLRQGALAALSQISPVEGAA, from the coding sequence GTGAGCGCACCCCCGCGAGTGCAGTCGCGGCTGCGGTCGGCGCCGGACGGGCCCGTTCCGATCGTGCACCACGGCGCGGACGCCCTCTACGTCATGGTGGCCGACCGGGTGGTCGGCGTGGTCGGCACCGAAGCCGTCGCGGTGCCGTGTGCGCTGCGCACCCGGCTCCCCCGTCTGCCGCGCGTCGCAGCGGCGGCCGTCCTCGGCGGCGTCCTGCACCTGGACGGCGTTTCCCTGCGGGTCGGTCGCCTCCTGGACGTCGGGGTGCCGCCGCTGCGGGCGGCGCGGCGGACCGCCGGACCCCCGCCCGGGGACGTGGCCACGATGATCGGCCGCGGTGACGGCCTGACGCCGTACCAGGACGACGTGCTCTGCGGCTGGCTCGCCGTGCACCGCGCGGCGGGCATCGCCACCCCCGAGGTGGACGCGGCCGTCCGGGCCCATCTGCACCGCACGACACTGCTGTCGGCCACGCTGTTGGACTGCGCCCTGCACGGCGAAGCGATCCCTGAGTTCGTCGCCTGGCTGGCCGCCCTCGGCACTCCGGACGCGGTCCGACGGAGCGTTGCACTCACCGCGGTCGGGCACTCGTCCGGCCGCGGGCTCCGGCAGGGCGCACTCGCGGCCCTGTCCCAGATCTCACCCGTGGAGGGAGCGGCATGA